The following are encoded in a window of Megachile rotundata isolate GNS110a chromosome 2, iyMegRotu1, whole genome shotgun sequence genomic DNA:
- the LOC143263958 gene encoding coiled-coil domain-containing protein 25-like codes for MVYYFTSEVVQPPVTLFMGIDKFENEDLIRWGWPEDVWFHVDKYSSAHVYLRLNFGQTIDDIPSAVLEDAAQLVKANSIEGNKMNDIDVVYTMWSNLKKTQGMDVGQVGFHKDKEVRKIHVAKRINTIVNRLNKTKKVEQVNFRAEREKRDRIEREDKKKLLREQKEKEKAEEKRLKEEAEMRSYNSLFDTCNMTSNTENTGYDSDDFM; via the exons AtggtttattattttacaagtgAAG ttgTACAACCACCAGTTACATTATTTATGggaattgataaatttgaaa atgAAGATCTTATAAGATGGGGTTGGCCGGAAGATGTTTGGTTTCATGTGGATAAATACTCATCAGCACATGTATATTTGCGcctgaatttt GGGCAAACAATAGATGACATACCCAGTGCAGTTTTAGAGGATGCTGCACAATTGGTAAAAGCAAATAGTATTGAAGGAAATAAAATGAACGATATTGATGTAGTATACACAATGTGGTCTAACTTAAAAAAAACTCAGGGTATGGATGTAGGTCAAGTTGGTTTTCACAAAGACAAAgaagttcgtaaaattcatGTTGCAAAACGCATAAACACTATTGTTAATcgattaaataaaacaaaaaaagtaGAACAAGTCAATTTTAGAGCAGAAAGAGAAAAGCGAGATCGAATTGAACGTGAAGATAAAAAGAAACTTTTGAGAgagcaaaaagaaaaagaaaaagcagAAGAGAAACGGTTAAAAGAAGAAGCAGAAATGAG AAGTTACAATTCCTTGTTTGATACATGTAATATGACATCAAACACAGAAAACACTGGATATGACTCGGATGATTTTATGTGA
- the Kpc2 gene encoding kip1 ubiquitination-promoting complex subunit 2 isoform X4: protein MIIIYLCSLEGNITDVTVNADFTIEKIKIIVIKHFYDTNSVNDEEINEHDELMLMRIRPVRKENLSEDTLKGPSEEAIMQATNDLPICNPHQHISSAYCSVDFQNEIRKILITLVKASAKILMYSSNIEKFYEILKDKLEAKCKPTIDPNTVKVLMEMGYSHKRVIKALCLRKSNISEALEWLIEHQDDSDNDDDLHFLIEKDNDKVVAGSSLSNSTRRRSLKEMCIELFKAENPSMKKQENLVNIVDLLLESFHFYKKMDFKPNSKAMQSLLEMGFEEKGIINALKITGNNQINACEWLLGERRHSLQDLNEGFDTESPIFKAIMNNSHIQLSLTSPKMLLVYLSILETPVSINMWLSDPEVSPILNQIIKTYHAEKHAIHINQYMTN, encoded by the exons atgattattatttatttatgcagTCTTGAAGGAAATATTACAGATGTTACTGTAAATGCAGATTTTACTATAgagaaaatcaaaataattgtaataaaacaTTTCTATG ATACTAATAGTGTAAATGATGAAGAAATTAATGAACAcg ATGAATTGATGTTGATGAGAATTCGTCCAGTAAGGAAAGAAAATTTATCTGAAGATACTTTAAAAGGTCCAAGTGAAGAAGCAATAATGCAAGCCACAAATGATTTACCTATATGTAATCCACATCAACATATTTCATCTGCTTATTGCTCCGTagat ttTCAGAATGAAATCCGGAAAATTTTGATAACTCTTGTAAAAGCATCagcaaaaattttaatgtatagttcaaacatagaaaaattctatgaaattttgaaagacaAATTAGAAGCAAAATGTAAACCTACTATTGATCCAAATACTGTAAAAGTTCTTATGGAAATGGGTTACTCTCATAAAAGAGTCATAAAAGCTCTCTGTTTACGaaa atcaAATATATCAGAAGCATTAGAATGGTTGATAGAACATCAAGATGATTCAGACAATGATGatgatttacattttttaattgaaaaagacAATGATAAAGTTGTTGCAGGATCTAGTTTATCTAACAGTACAAGAAGAAGGTCATTAAAAGAGATGtgcattgaattatttaaagcaG AAAATCCAAGTATGAAGAAACAAGAAAATTTGGTCAACATAGTAGATCTTTTACTTGAATCTTTCCATTTCTATAAAAAGATGGATTTCAAACCTAATTCTAAAGCAATGCAATCACTTCTAGAGATGGGATTTGAAGAAAAAGGTATCATTAATGCACTAAAAATTACTGGAAACAATCAAATTAATGCT TGTGAATGGTTACTTGGGGAACGAAGACATAGTTTACAAGATTTAAATGAGGGATTTGACACAGAGAGTCCAATTTTTAAAGCAATTATGAACAATTCACATATTCAACTGAGTCTTACTAGTCCCAAAATGCTACttg TGTATTTATCTATATTAGAAACACCAGTTTCTATAAATATGTGGTTAAGTGACCCAGAAGTCTCGCCTATACTTAATCAAATCATTAAAACATATCATGCTGAAAAACATGCCATTCATATAAATCAATATAtgactaattaa
- the Kpc2 gene encoding kip1 ubiquitination-promoting complex subunit 2 isoform X3 → MLLATSTSPKNFSVNVISLEGNITDVTVNADFTIEKIKIIVIKHFYDTNSVNDEEINEHDELMLMRIRPVRKENLSEDTLKGPSEEAIMQATNDLPICNPHQHISSAYCSVDFQNEIRKILITLVKASAKILMYSSNIEKFYEILKDKLEAKCKPTIDPNTVKVLMEMGYSHKRVIKALCLRKSNISEALEWLIEHQDDSDNDDDLHFLIEKDNDKVVAGSSLSNSTRRRSLKEMCIELFKAENPSMKKQENLVNIVDLLLESFHFYKKMDFKPNSKAMQSLLEMGFEEKGIINALKITGNNQINACEWLLGERRHSLQDLNEGFDTESPIFKAIMNNSHIQLSLTSPKMLLVYLSILETPVSINMWLSDPEVSPILNQIIKTYHAEKHAIHINQYMTN, encoded by the exons ATGCTTTTGGCAACATCAACATCGCCAAAAAATTTCTCAGTTAATGTTATAAG TCTTGAAGGAAATATTACAGATGTTACTGTAAATGCAGATTTTACTATAgagaaaatcaaaataattgtaataaaacaTTTCTATG ATACTAATAGTGTAAATGATGAAGAAATTAATGAACAcg ATGAATTGATGTTGATGAGAATTCGTCCAGTAAGGAAAGAAAATTTATCTGAAGATACTTTAAAAGGTCCAAGTGAAGAAGCAATAATGCAAGCCACAAATGATTTACCTATATGTAATCCACATCAACATATTTCATCTGCTTATTGCTCCGTagat ttTCAGAATGAAATCCGGAAAATTTTGATAACTCTTGTAAAAGCATCagcaaaaattttaatgtatagttcaaacatagaaaaattctatgaaattttgaaagacaAATTAGAAGCAAAATGTAAACCTACTATTGATCCAAATACTGTAAAAGTTCTTATGGAAATGGGTTACTCTCATAAAAGAGTCATAAAAGCTCTCTGTTTACGaaa atcaAATATATCAGAAGCATTAGAATGGTTGATAGAACATCAAGATGATTCAGACAATGATGatgatttacattttttaattgaaaaagacAATGATAAAGTTGTTGCAGGATCTAGTTTATCTAACAGTACAAGAAGAAGGTCATTAAAAGAGATGtgcattgaattatttaaagcaG AAAATCCAAGTATGAAGAAACAAGAAAATTTGGTCAACATAGTAGATCTTTTACTTGAATCTTTCCATTTCTATAAAAAGATGGATTTCAAACCTAATTCTAAAGCAATGCAATCACTTCTAGAGATGGGATTTGAAGAAAAAGGTATCATTAATGCACTAAAAATTACTGGAAACAATCAAATTAATGCT TGTGAATGGTTACTTGGGGAACGAAGACATAGTTTACAAGATTTAAATGAGGGATTTGACACAGAGAGTCCAATTTTTAAAGCAATTATGAACAATTCACATATTCAACTGAGTCTTACTAGTCCCAAAATGCTACttg TGTATTTATCTATATTAGAAACACCAGTTTCTATAAATATGTGGTTAAGTGACCCAGAAGTCTCGCCTATACTTAATCAAATCATTAAAACATATCATGCTGAAAAACATGCCATTCATATAAATCAATATAtgactaattaa
- the Kpc2 gene encoding kip1 ubiquitination-promoting complex subunit 2 isoform X1, translating to MLLATSTSPKNFSVNVISLEGNITDVTVNADFTIEKIKIIVIKHFYGNDIAKTSSQFRLIHSSKFKQLVDTNSVNDEEINEHDELMLMRIRPVRKENLSEDTLKGPSEEAIMQATNDLPICNPHQHISSAYCSVDFQNEIRKILITLVKASAKILMYSSNIEKFYEILKDKLEAKCKPTIDPNTVKVLMEMGYSHKRVIKALCLRKSNISEALEWLIEHQDDSDNDDDLHFLIEKDNDKVVAGSSLSNSTRRRSLKEMCIELFKAENPSMKKQENLVNIVDLLLESFHFYKKMDFKPNSKAMQSLLEMGFEEKGIINALKITGNNQINACEWLLGERRHSLQDLNEGFDTESPIFKAIMNNSHIQLSLTSPKMLLVYLSILETPVSINMWLSDPEVSPILNQIIKTYHAEKHAIHINQYMTN from the exons ATGCTTTTGGCAACATCAACATCGCCAAAAAATTTCTCAGTTAATGTTATAAG TCTTGAAGGAAATATTACAGATGTTACTGTAAATGCAGATTTTACTATAgagaaaatcaaaataattgtaataaaacaTTTCTATGGTAATGATATAGCAAAAACATCATCTCAATTCCGTTTAATTCATTCATCTAAGTTTAAACAACTTGTAGATACTAATAGTGTAAATGATGAAGAAATTAATGAACAcg ATGAATTGATGTTGATGAGAATTCGTCCAGTAAGGAAAGAAAATTTATCTGAAGATACTTTAAAAGGTCCAAGTGAAGAAGCAATAATGCAAGCCACAAATGATTTACCTATATGTAATCCACATCAACATATTTCATCTGCTTATTGCTCCGTagat ttTCAGAATGAAATCCGGAAAATTTTGATAACTCTTGTAAAAGCATCagcaaaaattttaatgtatagttcaaacatagaaaaattctatgaaattttgaaagacaAATTAGAAGCAAAATGTAAACCTACTATTGATCCAAATACTGTAAAAGTTCTTATGGAAATGGGTTACTCTCATAAAAGAGTCATAAAAGCTCTCTGTTTACGaaa atcaAATATATCAGAAGCATTAGAATGGTTGATAGAACATCAAGATGATTCAGACAATGATGatgatttacattttttaattgaaaaagacAATGATAAAGTTGTTGCAGGATCTAGTTTATCTAACAGTACAAGAAGAAGGTCATTAAAAGAGATGtgcattgaattatttaaagcaG AAAATCCAAGTATGAAGAAACAAGAAAATTTGGTCAACATAGTAGATCTTTTACTTGAATCTTTCCATTTCTATAAAAAGATGGATTTCAAACCTAATTCTAAAGCAATGCAATCACTTCTAGAGATGGGATTTGAAGAAAAAGGTATCATTAATGCACTAAAAATTACTGGAAACAATCAAATTAATGCT TGTGAATGGTTACTTGGGGAACGAAGACATAGTTTACAAGATTTAAATGAGGGATTTGACACAGAGAGTCCAATTTTTAAAGCAATTATGAACAATTCACATATTCAACTGAGTCTTACTAGTCCCAAAATGCTACttg TGTATTTATCTATATTAGAAACACCAGTTTCTATAAATATGTGGTTAAGTGACCCAGAAGTCTCGCCTATACTTAATCAAATCATTAAAACATATCATGCTGAAAAACATGCCATTCATATAAATCAATATAtgactaattaa
- the Kpc2 gene encoding kip1 ubiquitination-promoting complex subunit 2 isoform X2, with the protein MIIIYLCSLEGNITDVTVNADFTIEKIKIIVIKHFYGNDIAKTSSQFRLIHSSKFKQLVDTNSVNDEEINEHDELMLMRIRPVRKENLSEDTLKGPSEEAIMQATNDLPICNPHQHISSAYCSVDFQNEIRKILITLVKASAKILMYSSNIEKFYEILKDKLEAKCKPTIDPNTVKVLMEMGYSHKRVIKALCLRKSNISEALEWLIEHQDDSDNDDDLHFLIEKDNDKVVAGSSLSNSTRRRSLKEMCIELFKAENPSMKKQENLVNIVDLLLESFHFYKKMDFKPNSKAMQSLLEMGFEEKGIINALKITGNNQINACEWLLGERRHSLQDLNEGFDTESPIFKAIMNNSHIQLSLTSPKMLLVYLSILETPVSINMWLSDPEVSPILNQIIKTYHAEKHAIHINQYMTN; encoded by the exons atgattattatttatttatgcagTCTTGAAGGAAATATTACAGATGTTACTGTAAATGCAGATTTTACTATAgagaaaatcaaaataattgtaataaaacaTTTCTATGGTAATGATATAGCAAAAACATCATCTCAATTCCGTTTAATTCATTCATCTAAGTTTAAACAACTTGTAGATACTAATAGTGTAAATGATGAAGAAATTAATGAACAcg ATGAATTGATGTTGATGAGAATTCGTCCAGTAAGGAAAGAAAATTTATCTGAAGATACTTTAAAAGGTCCAAGTGAAGAAGCAATAATGCAAGCCACAAATGATTTACCTATATGTAATCCACATCAACATATTTCATCTGCTTATTGCTCCGTagat ttTCAGAATGAAATCCGGAAAATTTTGATAACTCTTGTAAAAGCATCagcaaaaattttaatgtatagttcaaacatagaaaaattctatgaaattttgaaagacaAATTAGAAGCAAAATGTAAACCTACTATTGATCCAAATACTGTAAAAGTTCTTATGGAAATGGGTTACTCTCATAAAAGAGTCATAAAAGCTCTCTGTTTACGaaa atcaAATATATCAGAAGCATTAGAATGGTTGATAGAACATCAAGATGATTCAGACAATGATGatgatttacattttttaattgaaaaagacAATGATAAAGTTGTTGCAGGATCTAGTTTATCTAACAGTACAAGAAGAAGGTCATTAAAAGAGATGtgcattgaattatttaaagcaG AAAATCCAAGTATGAAGAAACAAGAAAATTTGGTCAACATAGTAGATCTTTTACTTGAATCTTTCCATTTCTATAAAAAGATGGATTTCAAACCTAATTCTAAAGCAATGCAATCACTTCTAGAGATGGGATTTGAAGAAAAAGGTATCATTAATGCACTAAAAATTACTGGAAACAATCAAATTAATGCT TGTGAATGGTTACTTGGGGAACGAAGACATAGTTTACAAGATTTAAATGAGGGATTTGACACAGAGAGTCCAATTTTTAAAGCAATTATGAACAATTCACATATTCAACTGAGTCTTACTAGTCCCAAAATGCTACttg TGTATTTATCTATATTAGAAACACCAGTTTCTATAAATATGTGGTTAAGTGACCCAGAAGTCTCGCCTATACTTAATCAAATCATTAAAACATATCATGCTGAAAAACATGCCATTCATATAAATCAATATAtgactaattaa
- the LOC100878802 gene encoding uncharacterized protein C9orf85 homolog isoform X6 yields the protein MSTQKGNSSRSRPQKYQNKSAFKNNLYDKSNKTKLINKIEVLNVCERCKKIIEWKIKYKKYKPLKTLSKCIKCEQKTISNAYHKICLPCANQLEVCPKCGEKGNIVEGKSSKETLKLDAELQNILKGLSERKRRTFIRYMNQQATNHKDGSIKGKSTKSPSEEEEQEKIETCTEED from the exons ATGAGTACCCAGAAAGGAAATTCCAGCCGATCAAGGCCACAAAAGTATCAAAACAAAAGCGCTTTTAAAAATAATCTGTATGATAAATCAAACAAGACAAagcttattaataaaattgaagttttaAATGTGTGTGAAAgatgtaaaaaaataattgaatggaaaattaaatataagaaatataagCCATTAAAAACCTTATCAAAATGCATAAAATGTGAACAGAAAACAATAAGTAATGCTTATCATAAAATATGTTTACCTTGTGCTAATCAATTAGAAGTTTGCCCAAAATGTGGTGAAAAAGGTAATATTGTTGAGGGAAAATCAAGTAAAGAAACCCTTAAGTTGGATGCAGAGTTACAAAATATTCTCAAAGGATTATCTGAACGAAAACGCAGAACATTTATACGTTATATGAATCAGCAAG CTACAAATCATAAAGATGGCTCTATAAAAGGTAAGAGTACGAAAAGTCCAAGCGAAGAAGAAGAAcaagaaaaaattgaaacttgtacAG
- the LOC100878802 gene encoding uncharacterized protein C9orf85 homolog isoform X3, translating into MSTQKGNSSRSRPQKYQNKSAFKNNLYDKSNKTKLINKIEVLNVCERCKKIIEWKIKYKKYKPLKTLSKCIKCEQKTISNAYHKICLPCANQLEVCPKCGEKGNIVEGKSSKETLKLDAELQNILKGLSERKRRTFIRYMNQQATNHKDGSIKGKSTKSPSEEEEQEKIETCTAAPLMLYLRDQRRAFFYESRKR; encoded by the exons ATGAGTACCCAGAAAGGAAATTCCAGCCGATCAAGGCCACAAAAGTATCAAAACAAAAGCGCTTTTAAAAATAATCTGTATGATAAATCAAACAAGACAAagcttattaataaaattgaagttttaAATGTGTGTGAAAgatgtaaaaaaataattgaatggaaaattaaatataagaaatataagCCATTAAAAACCTTATCAAAATGCATAAAATGTGAACAGAAAACAATAAGTAATGCTTATCATAAAATATGTTTACCTTGTGCTAATCAATTAGAAGTTTGCCCAAAATGTGGTGAAAAAGGTAATATTGTTGAGGGAAAATCAAGTAAAGAAACCCTTAAGTTGGATGCAGAGTTACAAAATATTCTCAAAGGATTATCTGAACGAAAACGCAGAACATTTATACGTTATATGAATCAGCAAG CTACAAATCATAAAGATGGCTCTATAAAAGGTAAGAGTACGAAAAGTCCAAGCGAAGAAGAAGAAcaagaaaaaattgaaacttgtacAG CCGCGCCACTTATGCTGTATCTGAGGGACCAGAGGCGTGCATTTTTTTACGAATCGCGGAAAAGATGA
- the LOC100878802 gene encoding uncharacterized protein C9orf85 homolog isoform X4 has product MSTQKGNSSRSRPQKYQNKSAFKNNLYDKSNKTKLINKIEVLNVCERCKKIIEWKIKYKKYKPLKTLSKCIKCEQKTISNAYHKICLPCANQLEVCPKCGEKGNIVEGKSSKETLKLDAELQNILKGLSERKRRTFIRYMNQQATNHKDGSIKGKSTKSPSEEEEQEKIETCTDFEKLFFRKGWCC; this is encoded by the exons ATGAGTACCCAGAAAGGAAATTCCAGCCGATCAAGGCCACAAAAGTATCAAAACAAAAGCGCTTTTAAAAATAATCTGTATGATAAATCAAACAAGACAAagcttattaataaaattgaagttttaAATGTGTGTGAAAgatgtaaaaaaataattgaatggaaaattaaatataagaaatataagCCATTAAAAACCTTATCAAAATGCATAAAATGTGAACAGAAAACAATAAGTAATGCTTATCATAAAATATGTTTACCTTGTGCTAATCAATTAGAAGTTTGCCCAAAATGTGGTGAAAAAGGTAATATTGTTGAGGGAAAATCAAGTAAAGAAACCCTTAAGTTGGATGCAGAGTTACAAAATATTCTCAAAGGATTATCTGAACGAAAACGCAGAACATTTATACGTTATATGAATCAGCAAG CTACAAATCATAAAGATGGCTCTATAAAAGGTAAGAGTACGAAAAGTCCAAGCGAAGAAGAAGAAcaagaaaaaattgaaacttgtacAG
- the LOC100878802 gene encoding uncharacterized protein C9orf85 homolog isoform X2 translates to MSTQKGNSSRSRPQKYQNKSAFKNNLYDKSNKTKLINKIEVLNVCERCKKIIEWKIKYKKYKPLKTLSKCIKCEQKTISNAYHKICLPCANQLEVCPKCGEKGNIVEGKSSKETLKLDAELQNILKGLSERKRRTFIRYMNQQATNHKDGSIKGKSTKSPSEEEEQEKIETCTDGVLADMPAHSATTHISHLLRLPSAV, encoded by the exons ATGAGTACCCAGAAAGGAAATTCCAGCCGATCAAGGCCACAAAAGTATCAAAACAAAAGCGCTTTTAAAAATAATCTGTATGATAAATCAAACAAGACAAagcttattaataaaattgaagttttaAATGTGTGTGAAAgatgtaaaaaaataattgaatggaaaattaaatataagaaatataagCCATTAAAAACCTTATCAAAATGCATAAAATGTGAACAGAAAACAATAAGTAATGCTTATCATAAAATATGTTTACCTTGTGCTAATCAATTAGAAGTTTGCCCAAAATGTGGTGAAAAAGGTAATATTGTTGAGGGAAAATCAAGTAAAGAAACCCTTAAGTTGGATGCAGAGTTACAAAATATTCTCAAAGGATTATCTGAACGAAAACGCAGAACATTTATACGTTATATGAATCAGCAAG CTACAAATCATAAAGATGGCTCTATAAAAGGTAAGAGTACGAAAAGTCCAAGCGAAGAAGAAGAAcaagaaaaaattgaaacttgtacAG ATGGCGTTTTGGCCGACATGCCGGCTCATTCCGCCACTACACATATCTCACATCTGTTGCGTCTGCCGTCCgcagtctag
- the LOC100878802 gene encoding uncharacterized protein C9orf85 homolog isoform X1: MSTQKGNSSRSRPQKYQNKSAFKNNLYDKSNKTKLINKIEVLNVCERCKKIIEWKIKYKKYKPLKTLSKCIKCEQKTISNAYHKICLPCANQLEVCPKCGEKGNIVEGKSSKETLKLDAELQNILKGLSERKRRTFIRYMNQQATNHKDGSIKGKSTKSPSEEEEQEKIETCTGTYRENLLLKLKSLAITEDDNNSSDYDDNSDV; the protein is encoded by the exons ATGAGTACCCAGAAAGGAAATTCCAGCCGATCAAGGCCACAAAAGTATCAAAACAAAAGCGCTTTTAAAAATAATCTGTATGATAAATCAAACAAGACAAagcttattaataaaattgaagttttaAATGTGTGTGAAAgatgtaaaaaaataattgaatggaaaattaaatataagaaatataagCCATTAAAAACCTTATCAAAATGCATAAAATGTGAACAGAAAACAATAAGTAATGCTTATCATAAAATATGTTTACCTTGTGCTAATCAATTAGAAGTTTGCCCAAAATGTGGTGAAAAAGGTAATATTGTTGAGGGAAAATCAAGTAAAGAAACCCTTAAGTTGGATGCAGAGTTACAAAATATTCTCAAAGGATTATCTGAACGAAAACGCAGAACATTTATACGTTATATGAATCAGCAAG CTACAAATCATAAAGATGGCTCTATAAAAGGTAAGAGTACGAAAAGTCCAAGCGAAGAAGAAGAAcaagaaaaaattgaaacttgtacAGGTACTTACAGAGAAAATTTATTACTGAAATTAAAATCATTAGCAATTACTGaagatgataataatagcagtgaTTATGATGATAATTCAgatgtataa
- the LOC143266636 gene encoding uncharacterized protein LOC143266636 — protein sequence MCKLEAAIRKVMAFRNVEFDTARGIVVRSLGDREPDRVGGIDEMAGDGGSEFPALIRKERREIWENKEIPIQGELERIRRGREEVGRGRGPNRPNASYSEVARKDFEGKSKEGRMIPAGMEEGRNEEEEGAEGWTQVKNGGRPACYNSRTDLVLTNNRYICLDCKDKVERAKEKQVDRHKTLERIPFPHEMAGEGSSSPKEQGNLEKLAKEQEKERRREIRQEEERKKRMEERKKKEEERLIDELIAFLREKNIEGRVAQAIQEGRQRVQEKDTIEEEEDWKAVVTPPFLYYVDEKTSQRVRRKASREHEKALERRRREGNPEGWILWDEKARKDREKAERIMREFKARREEGTPTAGNDPKGAGRSNIGGLEKEDEGARVNSQK from the coding sequence ATGTGTAAACTGGAGGCGGCCATAAGAAAAGTTATGGCATTCAGAAATGTTGAATTTGATACTGCCAGGGGGATCGTTGTCAGAAGCTTAGGGGACAGGGAGCCGGACAGGGTTGGAGGAATTGATGAGATGGCAGGGGATGGAGGGAGTGAATTTCCTGCGTTAATAAGAAAGGAAAGGAGAGAGATATGGGAGAATAAAGAGATCCCCATACAGGGGGAATTAGAGAGAATAAGAAGAGGACGAGAGGAGGTAGGAAGGGGTAGGGGACCTAACAGGCCAAACGCCAGCTACAGTGAGGTGGCCAGGAAGGACTTTGAGGGAAAGTCAAAAGAGGGCCGTATGATTCCTGCAGGAATGGAGGAAGGTAGGAATGAAGAGGAGGAGGGAGCAGAGGGTTGGACTCAGGTGAAGAATGGGGGAAGACCAGCCTGCTATAATTCACGGACAGACTTGGTCTTGACGAATAATAGATATATTTGTCTTGACTGTAAAGACAAAGTGGAAAGGGCGAAGGAAAAACAGGTGGACAGACATAAAACACTGGAGAGGATCCCGTTTCCACATGAGATGGCAGGTGAGGGGTCGAGCAGCCCCAAAGAAcaggggaatttggagaaattagcTAAGGAGCAGGAGAAGGAGAGGAGAAGGGAGATCAGACAGGAAGAGGaaaggaagaagaggatggaagaaaggaagaagaaggaagaagaaagaCTCATCGATGAATTAATTGCGTTCCTGAGAGAAAAAAACATAGAGGGAAGGGTGGCTCAGGCCATTCAAGAAGGGAGGCAAAGAGTCCAGGAAAAGGATACGATAGAGGAAGAAGAGGACTGGAAGGCTGTTGTAACTCCCCCCTTTTTGTATTACGTAGATGAAAAAACGAGCCAGAGAGTAAGACGCAAGGCATCCAGGGAACACGAAAAAGCTCTGGAAAGGAGAAGAAGAGAGGGCAACCCAGAAGGGTGGATTTTATGGGATGAGAAAGCCAGGAAGGATAGAGAGAAGGCGGAAAGAATAATGAGAGAATTCAAGGCAAGGAGAGAGGAAGGCACCCCGACAGCTGGTAACGATCCGAAAGGGGCTGGAAGATCAAATATAGGAGGGCTGGAAAAGGAGGACGAAGGGGCAAGGGTGAACAGTCAGAAATGA